The Ascaphus truei isolate aAscTru1 chromosome 12, aAscTru1.hap1, whole genome shotgun sequence region tgtttaggtattttctcaagtgaaatattgtaggccctaaaaggttcgtaggccccaggcactgtgcctagccggcctaatgtataaagcggccctgtctAAGCTACAACCATTTTGACAGTACAAAAGACCATTTAATGTAGCAATCTCATATCTGTGgtaattaatataatatatatatatatatatatatatatatatatatatatatacatatatatatatatatatacatgtagaggtatcagtaccgtgttagccgagcttcaataatcaaaaaataaatagatgataccgttctgtggctaacgaaatgcttttatttgtgtgagctttcgagatacaaataaaagcatttcgttagccacagaacggtatcatctatttattgaagaagagatcagtgtatctcgaaagctcgcacaaataaaagcatttcgttagccacagaacggtatcatctatttattttttgattatatatatatatatatatatatatggagcaAAGACACTACCACATGATAAGTCCCTTTAACGTGCACTCAGTGTCTGTATAGGGGAAAGTACATGAACAGAAATATGAGATGCCAATGAAAAATAATGGTACTGGTCCTGGATGTATTGTATAATTGGCCAATTTAAGATGATTATTTATTGGATATGCATTAAAATATTTGGACCGTACTAAATAGGTGAgtacaataaaacaataaaaccaCATTAAATAATAGCACTATGTGCTGATATCAGATAAAGGCAACAGTAATGTGCCGGCTAAAAATGCAGATGCTTTAACAAATTGATCAGAGCCCTGAAATAGTAGAATCACATCAGCAATAAATAATGTTGATACATAGTGTTTCaggtgggtgtctgtgggtgacTCCACTTAAAACTGGCCCTCAGAGCAATAGTAGCTACAcacagggaagggagagaaatatatacacatccctacacaccaatatatacTGACCCTGCGGAGAAAAACCATAATCATGTAGCTGCCTAATAAAAGAATCGCATAAACCCGCTTGTCCTTTCCCTCAAAAACATACCTCTACATCTCTGGGGGCTGgaaaggggtggggagggaacagaaagagggagagaagaccctAATCATTTAACTGTGCTGTCCCTGTGGGGAAGCATTCCTGTGAGGCTGCGTGTTTATTGCTGGTGGggctgtgtggttgctgcggatGAGGCTGCGCGTGCTGCTGTTCGAGATGCGCTGTCGGTCTAGCGTTCTGTCTCACCAGACAGACAGAGGCATAATGCGTGACGTCATGGCGCTTCCCTCTGACGCGTGTTTCGAGTAGTCTTCTTCCAGAGAgggataagatatatatatatatatatatatatatatatatatatatacataatcaaaaaataaacagatgataccgttctgtggctaacaaaatgcttttatttgtgcgagctttcgagatacactgatctcttcttccggcgatgttacaatgaatgaagcaagcaaagggactactaaaaacagtgtctcttggaatgttatctgtgctggtccttcccccggtgtgaatgagatttatggctagaggtgttaaatggtttctGAAAGTTagggatgtaagagtgtgtgtgtatctttgtgaatataaatgaatggagagcccacagtgtatacagtgctttacaaaaggggtgtgtggagtgggagttaatataaatggtgtgggtaggtgtggaaatgtgggagATAGTGGCATAACAAAAGTGTGTGGacactatgtggtccctattggtgtatagggatggaaaaacaaggagtattggtatgtgtaagagacagctgtgtgtgcatacatatagcacagtatgtacagacatggtcattagcgctcatgggaagagagttcacttgtgtcagtaatgactcataaaatttcgatctctgtttaggccactgctaagtgtattgtaacatcgccggaagaagagatcagtgtatctcgaaagctcgcacaaataaaagcatttcgttagccacagaacggtatcatctatttattttttgattattgaagctcggctaacacggtactgatacctctacatgtgtgtatatatatatatatatatatatatatatatatatatatatatatatagatatatatacacacatatatatatatacatacagtgttcgtcaaacctatacatttgcacgccccgtacgagtggatttaacatcgtggcgagctcctattggcccaagcagcacgcgtgtggtactaggtggcgagtagatttttttttttgtccggcgagtagattttttggtgatttgtcgaccactgtgtgtatgtatatatatatatatatatatatatatatatatatatatatatatatatataaaaagcagaaagtagccgtgttagtccagttgcgatagtgcaaaataaatgagttcttcagtattaggtgataccttttttattggactaacaatttatgtcataggatatgtatatatatatatatatatatatatatatatatatgtatatatatatatatatatatatatatatatatatatatatatatatatatatatatatatatatatatatttaacctaGTGGTTATAAAACTTACTTTGTTGTGTAACAGAACTTTTTGTACCACCAACTTCTTACAGGTGTCTGAAAGAATCTACACTTATATCATCCCTACATCTTCTTGTATTCCCTTAGTTTTAGTTATTACCTTCAGGGGTTATaaaatctcccagctgcaaaactggggcacagTTAGAGCAACAAAAAAATAACAGTAGATTTATTAAACAAAAGGACTTCAATTGTAAGTAATGGTATTTTTTAATCTGTTAAATCTTGTGCATCTCTTTGTCCAGTTTTACAGCCAGCAAACGTTGATAAATAAACACATTAAAGTAtttgccctttctctctctttcacgCCATCATTGTGAAGCACAGATGTCCCAGGATGGTGATTACCATTGTAGGATTTTGCGTACCTTGTGTACATACAATGACGGCCGATTTGAGGAACAGTAGTACTCCCCAATTGTACCTTGACACAAACATTTACAGATGCATCTCTGGAAaaacaaaatatctttaaaagaaACCTCTTGCAAACATCTGATCTGATGCAACGTTTTTTTATTTTCCTTTACAAATGTCAGAAAGATGTTCGCTATAGGCTTGACAGTTATCGCAGAAATATATTACCGAGTGAGGACTTAGATGTGTGAAATAAATAACACTCGTCCCACTTACCGTCGTTCACAAAAATAATTTTACAATGTCATTGGCttctttaaacaaatgtaatgaACCTCAACATATACATCTCTCCTTGTTGGTTGCTtttccgggggggtgggggtagggggggcgGGGACTAGAAGAGTTTAATTTGCTTTAAGGAGGCATtgtccctttaaagctgcagttcaggcaatatcctgcatgtgtgttttttttaataaatcagttctgtagtaagacaaaatacttttagcattttctgttttaaaaaacaacaactttgaaagaccaattttcttgtattctattttaacaagcatacttgttcctatagaaaccatttacattccccatatttaaagatgtcaccaaactttgccgatcgaTAGACGGAGAAAGAAttaaccggcagctatgcagttttttttaggcaagtagagattgcccagataaaactattgaagttaaaaaaaaactaaaaaaaaaaaaaaaacgggagcctgaactgcagctttaatatgggTTAGCGCCAGTGCCAAATCAAAGCCCTTCCTATAATGGAAGTGATGCTGATCTCATTGGAATACATTGTTTTACAGTTGTCAATGCAAAGATTCATGTATCCCACATGTAAATAAATAATTGGTATTCTTTCAGGGTCAAACATCAAATAGATTTCTTTCTTCCATAAATTATGATGTTGCTTTCACTTTCTTATTTAACCCTTTACTCTGCCACCCCACCTAACTCCGTAGGATCTAATCCCCACTAGTGGAGCCTGCATTTCATAGTGTTGCAGTGGGGAAATTCAAATATGTTGgaaaatgtaatataatataattcatttttttttttttttttttttttaaagaacacaCGTAAATTTTTTAGGCAGAGAAAAATCACATGGTCCAAAACatagtttatatattttaaaaatatatttaaaaacattaaaaattttatttttttgaacatatattatatgttatgtagTACACTTAAATAGAGGTAATCCTATTTACAATATGATTCAGATGCTTTCAGTTTAAATGCCAATCTCAATGTTTCAATaacataattatataaatatacttaacatacaataaatatttatgttACACATCgtgaaaatatatacttttttttctcCTTCAGAAAGAAGAACAAGGGCCACATACATAAAAACGTACATTTTCAAAGTGTCTCACTTTAACAGAGCGGGAGGCGTGTGACATGCAGAAAATACCTTTGCCACAAACAGACCACGGCAAAACTTAAAATAGGAGTGACCAAGAGAAGTCATTTGTCAGCTGAAACGGCAAAGCCCAGAATGAGAGGTGTGTTAACTGTGACATGTGATAGCTCTGTCATACGGTGTTGCCGTTCTGTTTCACAGGCTCACAGTACAGAAATACTCCAACACCTCAGGAAATACTGTTGAGACTGagtgtaacaggctcaatatttGTGTCTCTTAtaaagttatatttgcatattctgactttctgatatttatgtatatatctatatctatccatacacactacacacatattcatttgaacacatatatatatatatatggtaaccagggaaatccaggtaacaaagagacagcacaccgcaatctAATGataatatattgtggtgtgctgtctctttgttacctggatttccctggttaccctgtacatgtttctatatgggacgagcatctgccttcatttgagaaactgtgagtgcaaactattttttaattgactatgtatatatatatatatatatatatatatatatatatatatatatatatatatatatatatatatatatatatatatacacataaaaaggtggcactgtgtgctcatttgcatgtaatttcccagaatcccttgctgcagtggaagtgctgtgtgctgggtgataatggtgaaaggcagggttgcagacctgtctaagccatgcaaatgagcatacagtaatatttccatttgctatatatatatatatatatatatatatatatatatatatatatatatatatatatatatatatatatatatataatcacccagcatacagtgctttcactgcagcaagggattctgggaaattacatgcaaatgagcacacaatgtgtcaccttttgtctgaaaaaccattgttacatggagctcatacagtataagctaatgctcgctgttaacacagctttaaatcacagcatgggaatctgggaatcagatgcaaagcctgagaaaccattcacagacatgtttcaaccttaatgggtatcatcagtgtgaagttggttgtactgctggctttgcaatatatatatatatatatatatatacagtggttgacaaatcaccaaaaaatctactcgccacacaaaaaaatctactcgccacctagtaccaaacgtgtgctacttgggccaatatttactcgcccgagggttaaatccactcgcccggggcgagcaaatgtataggtttgtcgaacactgtgtgtatatatatatatatatatatatatatatatatatatatatatatatatatatatatatatagtgtgtacgtatgaatgtgtatatgtacacaaattcatatacatatacacacacttttatatatatcacatgtatttgtatatagatatagatatgtaaAGTGGTTCATCCTATGAAGCTTGTATTTCAAATGTTGCCTATTTGGTTTTTAAATCAAAACTTTGTAATCTCATTAAGGGTTCTGGTCAATCGTAGCCCTCCTGTATCAAGAGttagcaatgagagaaagcacaCAGATTCTGCTTCTGTTATTGTTGTTTCCAACAGAGAGTTATTTCAACAAACTACCGTGTCTTCCCCATGCAGGTGTTTTCATTTACTTCTGTCAATCATATCTGCAGGAGTCCTCCCAGATTGAGTAACATCCAGATCATTTCCAGATGGAATGAGTGAGATCAGCTCATGTATTTGTCCTTTCATCCCCCAAATTACACCACTTGCCTTTCATCCAAGCAAACACTGGTGTCTTTATATGATATTAAGGGTAGGATGCAGGAAACATCTCAACACTCATTTCTAATTAAAGATGggtgcagcagccctgctcttaTATTTCATATCTCAGAATGCTTTGGAATAACCGTATTTAATGGCTGTAGTGCAAGAGGGGCGAGGAACGCAATGGCACTGAAGGAGTTATTACATCCTTCAGTGCTGATTGGATGTAACAGACCCTTAGAATGCTGAGGTCTTCACCAGCTAAAGAGTTAAATAAGTTTGTGTAGTCACAGTACAAAGCAGCTTTCTGCTGCCGAATAAGTCAGCAGCCTGACTCGGCTACATTTTCACAGCTATTTCTTGGGACTGTAGCTGGCAGTCAGAATGTTAGAGGGTCTTTTAATACACTGCAAACTAAAATATCAAAGCAAAGCGGCATTCTCCAGGCTCTGCAGATTATAGATCATTAGATTACCACTTGATCTCTTGGAGTTTTGGTATCcagaatgtgttttttttgttgttttttttaagttcCTTTAGGTTTGATTGTTACAAACTTCTAAGCTAAAATACTTACATATATTTCAACTAATTCTTTGGATAATGTTACAGTAATGGCTTGTTAAACCCGTTTTGAATTACATACCTTTATGTTGTGTATTACATTTAGAATCTGGTCATTTCACTAGTTTTATTCTTTCATTACTCGTTACCCATCGTGCTGAATATACATTCTATCCTCTTTTTTACTTAGTAAAAGCCTTTTTGTTGGCTTGTGCAACAGCTCTATTGTGTGACGCTATTCCAACTCTTAAGGAGTCCTGCACACTCCACAACAGGCAAATATACTGCCACATTCCCTGGAAACATTGTGATTACTGCAGATCTGATTTGTTTTCCCATTAGCATCGAGAGGCCAAAGTTGGTGGATCAACGGGATATAGATAAACATTATTCAAGCAGCATTTGCATTGGAAATATCAACTTAAACCAGTGGCATTCTGGGGATCTTTACTAGACACTAATTTTCATGTTTCTACTGGCTATTAGTGTGATCTGAAACTTCTATTTCTCCGAGTTGTCAACAGACTATTGTTGTATCAGTGTATCAATCTTACAATACATTTCGATATAGCATACATCGCTGTTTCCCCCAAATGATTATTACTTGAAAAGtggcacacaggagccttttaaAAGAGCAGATTCATAAAGCGACAACCCCCCGGAAAGTTCGTGGAAAAATAGTTCAGGTGCCAACGCAGGTAACATGAGCATTCGTTTTCAATtgccttacttttttttttatttatttttttttttttttatcagtagtCTGATTTGAGTTTGCAAACAAACACCTTCACAACATACAAAattaaatatttcttagccagaaCACATGTCCATGACAAGCTCTTTGCAACTTTTgcaggaataaaaaataaaacagtaaaGCTATGACAACAGCACCTTGACATTGTTTTAATTCCAACGCTATCAGAAGTTAAAAGCAGTAAACAGATATAATACTAATAGGAATGAAGATACTTACTGTCTAAAATGTAAACGGAATGTTTTGGTTCAAATTTTGTCTGAAAGAGGACAGAGTTTTATCAATTCACAATTGAAGCAGCATGCGATTCATGTTTTGTACTCGTTACGTTTTCAGTTCTTGGCAACAGCAACAAACCACAATGTTATTGAGGAACATAATGCAGGCTCATTTCTTAACCAATTCGCTGTTGGATGGGCCAGTAACACATTGCTCAGCCGTGTGTTCCTGGCGCCTACCAACAGCGAACGGGCGTCCGTTGTGCACAGGTGATGTCTTCCTTAAGGTTATGGATATGTTCAATAAATAGATTGTAGATCCACCATACTGTATAAACCTCATTTATACATGCAGtccataaaattatttttttttcttactgAATAATTTACCctgttatgtatatatacaaatagATATTTTCTTCTCAATATAATCTATACAACATAAATTCACTATCTTCCCCTTTTAATGGTCAGTGTACATACACAAGAAGTGTCTATTCTTATAAAGCGCCAGCCAACTTTTTTTTTGCTATCCATGGTGAGAGCCCGCACATAAGACTGGGTAGTTCGGCACTGCGAGTTCCAGTACCTCTTGTCTATGCCCCTGCATCCTTCTTTCATGTACCCCATAGGGTTGCATTTGGTCTCATAGAAATATTGCTTCAGTTGGCCTTTGGGTACTGGGACTTTTTCAAGGACAGTAACTGTTTGCCCCGACATGTCCACTGCGGTTTTCTTGTCCGCTGCCGTCACCCACTCGCTAATACTGTCACAGACACTCAGCTCACCACGACGGGCAGGGTCTGAGTGGCGTCGGACCCTCATGGACATGTTTGCAGCATCCAAGTAGTTTTTGtactcctcaagaaggaaaagcaGGGGTGGCTCCAAAGGCACTTGACTGCTCAGCATCACTCTAGATGAATACAAGTCTGAGTCCTTTTTTTCCTCGCTCTGCCTTATGTTTTGTTCCTCTTCCAGGAGCTCCTCTATGACATGTTCAAAGGTGTCCGTCAGTGATGGAAGTCCTCCTCCTCTTGAACTGCTCATGGGCCCACCTATGCTCTCCAAAGTACCATGGGTCCGAAGACCTGGGTAAGCCAAGCCACTTTGTCCTCTGACACTGGCTTCTTTCATGGGGGCAGCTTTCATGCAACTGAAGTATGAAATAACCATAGTAAGGAAAAGGCTGGTCATCACTCTTCTCACCTGATGGAACTGTGTGGAAATAAGCAGAGAAATAACAAGGATTAGAAATGGCAAGATCTCTAATGGCCAATCAGTTGCATTATTCACAGGGCAACATTTCAACTGTCTACATTGAACAATGAAGTATAGCTGCAGATTTATAGGCCcatatttaatatgctgtgaagctattTTCTACTTGGGAAAGCTTTGCATTTCATTCAGTTTATATTCATTTCGGGCCCCAAAAACTAGCACCAACATTTATTAAACAAGCACCAACACTAATCTAAACTACCACTAAAAATAACAAACTAGTACCAGCACTAACCTAAACTACCACTTAAAGTAACAAACTAGTACCAACACTAATCTAAACTACCACTAAAAGTAATAAACTAGTACCAACACATCTAAACTACCACAAAAAGTAATGAAGTAGTACCAGCACTAATCTAAACTACCACTCAAAGTAATAAACAGGCACCAACACTAATCTAAACTACCACCACCACTAATCTAAACTACCACTAAAAGTAATAAACTAGTACCAGCACTAATCTAAACTACCACTAAAAGTAATAAACTAGTACCAGCACTAATCTAAACTACCACTAAAAGTAACAAACTAGTACCAACACTAATCTACACTACGACAAAAAGTAATAAAGTAGTACCAGCACTAATCTAAACTACCACTCAAAGTAATAGACAAGCACCAACACTAATCTAAACTACCACCACCACTAATCTAAACTACCACTCAAAGTAATAGACAAGCACCAACACTAATCTAAACTACCACCACCACTAATCTAAACTACCACTAAAAGTAATAAACTAGTACCAGCACTAATCTAAACaaccactaataataataaactagTTTCAGCACTAATCTAAACAACcactaaaaataataaactagTACCAGCACTAATCTAAACTACCACTAAAAGTAATAAACTAGTACCAGCACTAATCTAAACAGCcactaaaaataataaactagTACCAGCACTAATCTAAACGACCACTAAAAGTAATAAACTAGTACCAGCACTAATCTACACTACCATAAAAACAAAAACTACCACAAATACTAATATAAACTACCACCACCACTAATCTAAACTACCACTAAAAGTAATAAACTAGTACCAGCATTAATCTAAACTACCACTAAAAGTAATAAACTAGTACCAGCACTAATCTAAACTACCACTAAAAGTAACAAACTAGTACCAACACTAATCTACACTACCACAAAAAGTAATAGACAAGCACCAACACTAATCTAAACTACCACCACCACTAATCTAAACTACCACTCAAAGTAATAGACAAGCACCAACACTAATCTAAACTACCACCACCACTAATCTAAACTACCACTAAAAGTAATAAACTAGTACCACCACTAATCTAAACTACCACTAAAAGTAATAAACTAGTACCAGCACTAATCTAAACAACcactaaaaataataaactagTACCAGCACTAATCTAAACAACcactaaaaataataaactagTTCCAGCACTAATCTAAACAACcactaaaaataataaactagTACCAGCACTAATCTAAACTACCACTAAAAGTAATAAACTAGTACCAGCACTAATCTAAACAACcactaaaaataataaactagTACCAGCACTAATCTAAACTACcactaaaaataataaactagTACCAGCACTAATCTAAACGACCACTAAAAGTAATAAACTAGTACCAGCACTAATCTACACTACCATAAAAACAAAAACTACCACAAATACTAATATAAACTATCACCTGCACTAATCTAAACTAGCACCAAAACTAATCTAATCTAGTGCTAACAATAATACTAAACTAGAACGAACACTGGATTTCAACTGGAGTTACAAAGTTAGAACATTAAGGATTGGCTACATCTTTTACCATACAAACATAAATACGTATTGTGTTATATTTTTCAATATAATCTCAAATGGGCTGGCCGTCTGCTGTAACCTCTAACCATGTAAGGATTAAGATGGTACAACTATAAAACATGGACTTTTGTTTGGCAAAAGATCTGTAATAATGGCAGAGCTTTTTTTGTGCAGGACCCTTAAACAAATAACAAATATTTTATATGTGAACTGGAATAAAAGAGTTATCTTTAAACAAGGAAATATGTCAGAAATAATAGGGACCCGCTGCCTATGAACGATAACTAACATAATTTCCAATCCTAATAATTTCATAATCCCTTAATATATGCAGTTTCGTGTTGAACTCTAAAAATAGGGGGTGTTTCCCTCACAGAAATAGCAGTGAATAATGATAATATGAGCTGTGCTGTAAATATGCCTAAGAAGATAACATATGCTGCCCCCGCAGAGACATTTTTAGATGCTTGACTCATTCACATAAAGTACATTTTCAGTCCACTTTTTTCATGTTAACGTTGGTAACATTCTACAGGATGAAACACTTTGTGTTTATTGATGATAACCCCATGTACTGATAATTAATTGAACCAATATGTAGCATTATTACACCGAGAGGGAATGAGGCAAGAATGTTTGTCATAGGAGGGATGTGTAACCTAGAAGCGCTCCCTGGAGTATATGCTACATGTCAAAGCCGTATAGAGATTCAATTTTTAATGATCTATCCTTTATTCAACAGGATCATTGTAAGGGCAATATGGGGAATGAGACTAAGTAACGCTTTAGTAACACATTCAGAATCCTACTTTCGTGAACATAGTAGAGGAAAATGAGACTTGTAAAAATGCGCCCCATTGGGCTTTAATAAGAAACAGATACAAAAACAATAGGATTCTTGTTGGAAGAAAACAGCAAGGCTGTATCCAGAAGGATATGTTTATTGATGAAAAAGACTCGTAGGGTTAGAATTTCTAAATGCTGATGATGGGTACCAAACGCAGTTTTGCCTAGGATTGGGGTCGATTGCTCAA contains the following coding sequences:
- the BDNF gene encoding neurotrophic factor BDNF precursor form isoform X1, with protein sequence MFHQVRRVMTSLFLTMVISYFSCMKAAPMKEASVRGQSGLAYPGLRTHGTLESIGGPMSSSRGGGLPSLTDTFEHVIEELLEEEQNIRQSEEKKDSDLYSSRVMLSSQVPLEPPLLFLLEEYKNYLDAANMSMRVRRHSDPARRGELSVCDSISEWVTAADKKTAVDMSGQTVTVLEKVPVPKGQLKQYFYETKCNPMGYMKEGCRGIDKRYWNSQCRTTQSYVRALTMDSKKKVGWRFIRIDTSCVCTLTIKRGR
- the BDNF gene encoding neurotrophic factor BDNF precursor form isoform X2; this encodes MTSLFLTMVISYFSCMKAAPMKEASVRGQSGLAYPGLRTHGTLESIGGPMSSSRGGGLPSLTDTFEHVIEELLEEEQNIRQSEEKKDSDLYSSRVMLSSQVPLEPPLLFLLEEYKNYLDAANMSMRVRRHSDPARRGELSVCDSISEWVTAADKKTAVDMSGQTVTVLEKVPVPKGQLKQYFYETKCNPMGYMKEGCRGIDKRYWNSQCRTTQSYVRALTMDSKKKVGWRFIRIDTSCVCTLTIKRGR